In Alcaligenes faecalis, the sequence CATCCGCGCCGTACTGGAACTGCAGCTGGACGATAACGGCCGCAGCATCAGCAAGAACGATATCAACGAGCGCCTGGAAACCCTGATTAGCGAGCTGCAAATTGCGCACATCCGACAAAATACCGCCCTATCCCTGTCTGGTGGCGAGCGCCGTCGCGTAGAAATTGCCCGCGCGCTCGCCAGCAACCCCCGTTTTATTCTGCTGGACGAACCCTTTGCCGGGGTGGACCCGATCGCCGTGATCGAAATTCAGCGCATTGTGCAATTTCTGAAAAGCCGCAATATTGGCGTGCTGATTACCGACCACAACGTGCGTGAAACTCTGGGTATCTGTGACCGCGCCTACATCATCAGCGAAGGCACTGTGCTGACCAGCGGGCACCCGTCCGAGATTATTGATAACGAAGCCGTGCGCAAGGTTTACCTGGGCTCGAACTTCCGAATGTAAGCCGATTTCTGGCCCTGTAACGGGGCCTGTCGGAGCAAGGGTTTTCCTGCACATCGCAGATTGATCCAGGTCATGTTATCTGGCCAACATATAGGTATACTGGAATATCCAAGATCAGTAGTAAGGAGGCTAAATACGAAGATATTCCTACCCTCTGAAACATGTTGTTTGACTACTACGGAGAGCCTATATGAGCCTTAACATCACTGGCCGTAATCTTGACATAACTCCTGCCATTCGCGACTACGTCAAAAGCAAAATTGGTCGAATTGAAAAGCACTTCGACAATGTGGTTGACTCGCAGGTTATGCTTTCCATTGAACGCCTGAAGCACAATGCCGAAGTGACCGTCCGTGTCCCCGGCAAAGATATACACTGCGCCTCTTCAGACGAGAACTTGTATGCCGCCATCGATCTGCTGGCCGATAAAATCGACCGCCAGATTCTGAAATACAAGGAAAAGGCAAACAGCCATGCGCATGAGCCCGCCAAGCGGCTCGAAGTTCCGGCAGCCTGATCACGCCGAACTGTTACAGCGGGCATCGCCTGCCGACAAACCCCGTTCTTTCAGAAGTTCGGGGTTTTGTGTTTCTTGGCACAGTGTCCGCCTGTTGTTAGCCATCCAAAAAATGTTTAGCTAAAAAACATTCCCCCCTATAATGGCCGTCATGAATCTCTTGTCGCGTATTTTGCCTTTGTCCAACGTGGTTCTGGATCTTGCTGTTACCAGCAAGAAGCGCGCTTTTGAACAAGCCGGACTGATTTTCGAGAACCATCACGGTATTGCCCGGACAGCCGTTTTCCATAGCCTGATCGCTCGCGAGCGTCTGGGTTCCACTGCCCTTGGCCACGACGTTGCCGTCCCGCATGGCCGCATCAAGGACTTGAAGGAGCCTTGTGCCGTTTTCATGCGTCTGGCCGAGCCGGTGCGTTTTGATGCCAGCGACGGTCGTACCGCCAGCCTGCTGTTCTTTTTGCTGGTTCCAGAAACGGCTACTCAAATCCACCTGGACCTGCTGGCCGAGATCGCCCGTTTGATGGCCGATCAGGACATCCGCCAGGCGCTGGCCCAGGAAACGGACCCTGTTCAAATTCACCAACTCCTGACCCAGACCCCTGATCTCAACGCGGAACATCCCGATGCTGACAGTTCAAGAACTGGTCAATGAT encodes:
- the lptB gene encoding LPS export ABC transporter ATP-binding protein; its protein translation is MVAPNNPSTPTRASHSTKGSLIAQGLRKTYGKRTVVQDVSLNVESGEVVGLLGPNGAGKTTSFYMIVGIVPADAGRIEIDGTPITAMPMHKRARLGLSYLPQDASVFRRLTVEENIRAVLELQLDDNGRSISKNDINERLETLISELQIAHIRQNTALSLSGGERRRVEIARALASNPRFILLDEPFAGVDPIAVIEIQRIVQFLKSRNIGVLITDHNVRETLGICDRAYIISEGTVLTSGHPSEIIDNEAVRKVYLGSNFRM
- the hpf gene encoding ribosome hibernation-promoting factor, HPF/YfiA family, translated to MSLNITGRNLDITPAIRDYVKSKIGRIEKHFDNVVDSQVMLSIERLKHNAEVTVRVPGKDIHCASSDENLYAAIDLLADKIDRQILKYKEKANSHAHEPAKRLEVPAA
- a CDS encoding PTS sugar transporter subunit IIA, producing the protein MNLLSRILPLSNVVLDLAVTSKKRAFEQAGLIFENHHGIARTAVFHSLIARERLGSTALGHDVAVPHGRIKDLKEPCAVFMRLAEPVRFDASDGRTASLLFFLLVPETATQIHLDLLAEIARLMADQDIRQALAQETDPVQIHQLLTQTPDLNAEHPDADSSRTGQ